Proteins encoded together in one Juglans regia cultivar Chandler chromosome 9, Walnut 2.0, whole genome shotgun sequence window:
- the LOC109022260 gene encoding ACT domain-containing protein ACR8-like, translating to MKEEKGMEWPPCVDEYEKLVTRMNTPRVVIDNAVCPTATVVTVDSARRHGILLEAVQVLTDLNLSIKKAYISSDGRWFMDVFHVTDPNGNKLTDESVITYIEQSMGTIDSGRTNGYNGLTALELTGTDRVGLLSEVSAVLADLQCNVVEAKVWTHNGRIASLIYVNDCNSGCPIEDSQKIDRIEARLRNVLKGDNDIRSAKTSVSMVVTHTERRLHQMMFADRDYERKPILNLGSDSPVVTVQNWAKRGYSVVNVQCKDRSKLLFDIVCTLTDMEYVVFHATVNTAGDAAYLEFYIRHRDGTPISSEPERQRVIHCLKAAIERRESKGVRLELFAADRQGLLADVTRTFRENGLNVTRAEVSTQRDMALNFFYVTDAIGNPADPKLIEAVRQRIGLGSLKVKELPLACPEKAESEEQAVGVGGAVLLSLGSLVRRNLYNLGLIRSCS from the exons ATGAAAGAAGAGAAAGGGATGGAGTGGCCCCCTTGTGTGGATGAATACGAAAAGCTCGTGACTCGGATGAACACTCCCAG GGTCGTGATCGACAATGCCGTTTGCCCAACTGCGACTGTGGTTACG GTGGATAGCGCTAGAAGACATGGAATTTTACTGGAGGCCGTGCAGGTTCTCACCGATCTGAACCTTTCCATAAAGAAGGCTTACATTTCTTCTGATGGAAGATGGTTCATGGATG TTTTCCATGTAACTGATCCAAACGGAAACAAATTGACGGACGAGAGCGTTATCACCTACATTGAGCAG TCCATGGGCACCATTGACAGTGGTAGAACCAACGGCTATAACGGCCTTACGGCCTTGGAGCTAACCGGGACGGACCGGGTCGGTCTGCTCTCCGAGGTATCTGCGGTGCTGGCGGACCTCCAATGCAACGTAGTGGAGGCCAAAGTTTGGACCCACAATGGCCGAATCGCATCGCTCATATACGTGAACGACTGCAACTCGGGGTGTCCAATTGAGGACTCACAAAAAATAGACCGAATCGAAGCACGTCTAAGGAACGTACTCAAAGGTGACAACGACATTCGGAGCGCCAAGACCTCTGTTTCTATGGTGGTCACGCACACCGAGAGGAGACTGCATCAGATGATGTTCGCGGACCGTGACTATGAGAGGAAGCCGATTTTGAATTTGGGTTCCGATTCCCCGGTTGTAACAGTTCAGAATTGGGCCAAGAGGGGTTACTCGGTCGTGAATGTTCAGTGCAAGGACCGGTCCAAGCTTCTCTTTGATATTGTTTGCACGCTGACAGACATGGAGTATGTTGTTTTCCATGCTACTGTTAACACGGCGGGAGACGCAGCATATCTG GAATTTTACATTAGGCACAGAGATGGGACCCCAATTAGTTCTGAACCAGAAAGGCAACGTGTGATCCATTGTCTGAAGGCTGCCATCGAAAGAAGAGAGTCGAAG GGAGTGCGCCTGGAATTATTTGCGGCGGATAGGCAGGGGCTCTTGGCGGATGTTACAAGAACGTTCCGAGAGAATGGGCTTAACGTGACGAGAGCCGAGGTATCAACGCAAAGGGACATGGCTCTGAACTTCTTTTATGTGACAGATGCAATTGGGAACCCTGCAGACCCAAAACTGATAGAAGCTGTTAGGCAGAGAATCGGATTGGGTAGTTTGAAAGTTAAGGAATTGCCATTGGCTTGTCCCGAAAAGGCAGAAAGTGAAGAGCAGGCGGTAGGGGTCGGTGGGGCCGTGTTGTTATCACTTGGGAGCTTAGTGAGAAGGAATCTGTACAACTTGGGATTGATCAGATCTTGTTCTTAA